A genomic window from Gymnodinialimonas ceratoperidinii includes:
- a CDS encoding sugar phosphate isomerase/epimerase family protein, which produces MELGILTAPLEDMDLLDVGQWAGDNGFSALEVACWPASGGEKRRYAGTSHIDVDGLSQSRGDEIKSGLAERGVSISGLGYYPNPLHAEAAHREEVIGHLMKVITAAGTMGVPVVNTFIGGDRSLNVDDNWARAIEIFNPIVAHAQASGVRLCFENCPMIFSYDEWPGGHNIAYSPKIWRRIFEQWGEAVGMNFDPSHLIWQFIDQTRFIKEFGGQMAHVHAKDVMIDHDGLYENGTMSTGMGWQIPRLCGLGDVDWSGFFSGLYRAGYDGPVIIEHEDRDFEGTEDRVKRGFLLARDVLAPYIK; this is translated from the coding sequence ATGGAACTTGGAATTCTTACCGCGCCACTGGAAGACATGGACCTGCTCGACGTAGGCCAATGGGCGGGCGACAACGGTTTCTCTGCGCTGGAAGTCGCGTGCTGGCCCGCGTCCGGGGGCGAGAAACGACGCTACGCGGGCACCTCGCATATCGATGTGGACGGCCTGTCGCAAAGCCGGGGTGACGAGATCAAGTCGGGGCTCGCCGAGCGGGGCGTCAGCATCTCTGGCCTCGGATATTACCCCAATCCTCTCCACGCAGAGGCGGCGCATCGTGAAGAGGTCATCGGCCACCTGATGAAGGTCATCACGGCGGCAGGCACAATGGGGGTGCCGGTTGTTAACACTTTCATCGGCGGCGATCGCAGCCTGAACGTCGATGATAACTGGGCCCGCGCGATCGAAATCTTCAACCCGATCGTCGCCCACGCCCAAGCGTCCGGCGTGCGCCTCTGCTTTGAAAATTGCCCGATGATTTTCAGCTATGACGAATGGCCCGGCGGGCATAACATCGCTTACAGCCCAAAGATCTGGCGCCGCATTTTCGAACAATGGGGAGAGGCGGTCGGCATGAATTTCGACCCGTCACACCTGATTTGGCAGTTCATCGATCAGACCCGGTTCATCAAGGAGTTCGGGGGGCAGATGGCCCATGTTCACGCCAAGGACGTGATGATCGACCACGACGGGCTGTATGAAAACGGAACGATGTCCACGGGCATGGGGTGGCAGATACCACGCCTTTGCGGCTTGGGAGACGTGGATTGGAGCGGGTTTTTCTCGGGCCTCTACCGTGCCGGTTATGACGGACCTGTCATCATCGAGCATGAGGATCGGGATTTCGAGGGCACGGAGGACCGCGTGAAGCGCGGCTTCCTGCTCGCCCGCGACGTGCTGGCGCCATACATCAAGTAG
- a CDS encoding Gfo/Idh/MocA family protein → MTNFAAIGAAVVGTGFIGTVHTQALRRLGVQVRGVLGSSAARGAQRATEMGVPKAYADLDELLADDTVDVVHVTSPNHAHYAQVLAILRAGKHVICEKPLAMTSAESAEMVEVARASGKVAAVCYNIRFYPLNQQAHGMVAAGELGDIRFVSGHYHQDWLAKPTDWNWRLDADEGGALRSVGDIGTHWVDLTSFVTGLKAEAVMAELATFIPEREKPTGPVETFSSAAGTTETVEIATDDAAMIVIRYPNGARGVMSTSQINMGRKNSLQWDVAGAKASAAWDSETPDHLFIGHRDRANETLMRDFTLMNEAGVAAAALPPGHVEGFADSFFNFFRAVYADVEVGERQENSTWATFEDGHYEMRFCDAVVMSAREERWVRLDEVEG, encoded by the coding sequence ATGACGAATTTCGCAGCCATAGGCGCCGCGGTCGTGGGCACCGGCTTCATCGGAACCGTCCACACGCAGGCGCTGCGCCGTCTGGGCGTGCAGGTCCGTGGTGTCTTGGGATCATCTGCCGCCCGCGGCGCGCAACGCGCGACCGAGATGGGGGTGCCCAAGGCCTACGCTGATCTTGACGAGCTGTTGGCCGACGACACCGTCGACGTCGTTCATGTGACGTCGCCGAACCACGCCCATTACGCGCAGGTTCTGGCCATTCTGCGGGCCGGCAAGCACGTGATCTGCGAAAAGCCCCTCGCGATGACCTCGGCCGAGAGCGCCGAAATGGTCGAGGTCGCGCGCGCCTCGGGCAAGGTCGCGGCGGTTTGCTATAACATTCGGTTCTACCCCCTGAACCAACAGGCCCACGGCATGGTGGCTGCGGGGGAGCTTGGCGATATCCGTTTCGTTTCAGGCCACTACCATCAGGATTGGTTGGCCAAACCGACGGATTGGAACTGGCGCCTGGACGCGGACGAGGGGGGTGCGCTGCGCTCGGTCGGGGATATCGGCACCCATTGGGTCGACCTCACCAGCTTCGTGACGGGCCTGAAGGCGGAGGCCGTGATGGCCGAGCTCGCGACCTTCATCCCCGAGCGCGAGAAGCCGACCGGCCCCGTCGAGACCTTTTCGAGCGCCGCCGGTACGACAGAGACCGTCGAAATCGCCACCGACGATGCTGCGATGATCGTCATCCGCTACCCGAACGGCGCGCGGGGGGTGATGTCGACCTCGCAGATCAACATGGGCCGCAAGAACTCGCTTCAATGGGACGTGGCGGGGGCCAAGGCCTCGGCCGCATGGGACAGTGAGACGCCGGACCACCTGTTCATCGGCCACCGCGACCGCGCCAACGAAACCCTGATGCGGGACTTCACGCTGATGAACGAGGCAGGCGTCGCGGCGGCGGCTCTGCCGCCCGGTCACGTGGAAGGCTTTGCCGACAGTTTCTTCAACTTTTTCCGCGCGGTATATGCCGACGTTGAAGTGGGAGAGCGGCAGGAAAACAGCACCTGGGCCACCTTCGAGGATGGCCATTACGAGATGCGCTTCTGCGATGCGGTCGTCATGTCCGCGCGGGAAGAGCGGTGGGTGCGTCTGGACGAGGTCGAGGGATAA
- a CDS encoding SDR family NAD(P)-dependent oxidoreductase: MTSPVVHMSAEPRERDVVVVGASRGGIGASIARAFRDAGARVRVTGVEDQPLADEGFEYTQLDVTDTDAVQAFAEGVDKLDVLVNCAAITKRGAEMDAAFFAHVLDVNLTGSLRCADALHAALKGGCVINVASMYARFGSPLNPAYGASKAGVEQMTKSLAIAWADDDIRVNAIAPGFIVTEQSARARTDPEFTARVEARTPMKRWGQPDDVSGVALFLASDAARFVTGVTIPVDGGYSVA; encoded by the coding sequence GTGACAAGCCCGGTTGTCCACATGAGCGCGGAGCCGCGCGAGCGCGACGTGGTTGTCGTCGGTGCCAGCCGTGGCGGCATCGGCGCGTCGATCGCACGTGCCTTTCGCGACGCGGGCGCCCGCGTGCGCGTGACCGGTGTGGAAGATCAGCCGCTGGCGGACGAGGGCTTCGAATACACGCAGCTCGATGTGACGGACACGGACGCGGTGCAAGCTTTCGCAGAGGGTGTCGATAAGCTGGACGTCTTGGTTAATTGCGCCGCGATCACCAAGCGCGGGGCCGAGATGGACGCGGCGTTTTTCGCCCATGTGCTGGACGTGAACCTGACGGGCTCGCTGCGCTGTGCAGATGCGTTGCACGCGGCGCTGAAGGGGGGCTGCGTGATCAACGTCGCGTCGATGTACGCGCGCTTCGGCTCGCCCCTCAACCCCGCCTATGGCGCCTCCAAGGCGGGGGTGGAGCAAATGACGAAATCGCTCGCGATTGCCTGGGCCGATGATGACATCCGCGTCAACGCCATCGCGCCGGGATTTATCGTGACCGAGCAATCGGCGCGCGCCCGGACAGACCCGGAGTTCACCGCACGGGTCGAGGCGCGGACCCCGATGAAGCGGTGGGGGCAGCCCGACGATGTTTCAGGCGTCGCGCTGTTTCTGGCCAGCGACGCGGCGCGGTTTGTCACCGGGGTCACCATCCCGGTTGATGGAGGATATTCTGTTGCTTGA
- a CDS encoding LacI family DNA-binding transcriptional regulator — MASRNATIQDVARAAKVSTATVSRTLSNPAVVSEATRKAVLEAVRSTGYQVNQAARNLRMRRAGAVLILVPNLGKPFYSEILQGISDGIAGSDYAVLIADTESRPLDDGELAGNFTSGRIDGVVSLDGGLSPATLDACRTAGVDERIVFACEWVDGYAFPSIQSDNAEGARLAIQHLYALGHRKIAHITGPEGNVLTGVRRRGMLEERSRLGLPAREDWIIRGDFSLESGRGAAQRIIAMEDRPTAVFCAADMVAFGLIAGLKAGGLRVPEDISVVGFDDIDMSAFYVPALTTIRQDRVRLGRTAAARLLQCLSATETPVPPVEELLPVELVVRDSTAPVA, encoded by the coding sequence ATGGCTTCCAGAAACGCGACAATTCAGGACGTGGCTCGCGCGGCCAAGGTCTCTACGGCGACGGTGAGCCGGACGCTGTCGAACCCGGCCGTCGTCTCCGAGGCGACGCGCAAGGCGGTGTTGGAGGCGGTTCGAAGCACTGGTTACCAGGTAAATCAGGCCGCGCGTAACCTGCGGATGCGCCGTGCGGGCGCTGTGTTGATCCTCGTCCCGAACCTTGGAAAACCCTTCTATTCCGAGATCTTGCAGGGCATCTCGGACGGCATCGCGGGAAGCGATTATGCGGTTCTCATCGCCGATACGGAAAGCCGGCCCCTTGATGACGGAGAGCTTGCGGGCAACTTCACCTCCGGCCGCATTGACGGCGTGGTTTCGCTCGATGGAGGGCTGAGCCCCGCCACCCTCGATGCCTGTCGTACTGCCGGCGTCGACGAACGCATCGTCTTTGCGTGCGAATGGGTCGATGGCTACGCATTCCCGTCGATCCAGTCCGACAACGCCGAAGGCGCGAGATTGGCGATCCAGCATCTCTATGCTCTGGGCCACCGCAAGATCGCGCATATCACCGGACCCGAGGGCAATGTTCTGACCGGCGTGCGGCGCAGGGGAATGCTGGAAGAGCGCAGCCGGTTGGGGCTGCCGGCGCGAGAGGATTGGATTATCCGGGGCGACTTCTCGCTTGAATCGGGGCGAGGGGCCGCGCAACGGATCATCGCGATGGAGGACCGTCCCACCGCCGTTTTCTGCGCGGCGGACATGGTGGCATTCGGCCTGATCGCCGGGCTGAAAGCAGGCGGTTTGCGGGTGCCCGAGGACATCTCGGTTGTGGGCTTCGACGACATCGACATGTCGGCCTTCTACGTGCCGGCGTTAACCACGATCCGGCAAGACCGGGTGCGCTTGGGACGCACCGCTGCCGCACGTCTGTTGCAATGCCTCTCTGCCACTGAGACGCCGGTGCCCCCCGTGGAAGAGCTGCTGCCGGTCGAACTGGTGGTCCGCGACTCCACGGCGCCGGTGGCCTAA
- a CDS encoding oxidoreductase: MSEPVVADLTGKHLLVTGAARGIGAAIAEACVKAGAEVIGVDRDPVPGGIVADLGLPDAPEMIFSEAIGRWGQVDGLVNAAGLTTRASFTDADVQRFDAIIAVNLRAPFFLMAALIAHLRKREAPGAVVNIQSVNAHCGIEELAIYAASKGGLQTLTKNAGQAHMADRIRVNGINLGWVATETERAIHADKGAEWLERQGQAQPLGRFIRAEECAAQAVWMLSDASAPMSGVSIDLEQWVPGAAP; the protein is encoded by the coding sequence ATGAGCGAACCTGTCGTGGCGGATCTGACGGGAAAACACCTGCTGGTCACCGGCGCCGCGCGCGGCATCGGCGCGGCGATAGCGGAGGCCTGCGTGAAAGCCGGCGCCGAGGTGATCGGTGTGGACCGCGACCCCGTGCCCGGCGGCATCGTGGCAGATCTTGGCTTGCCGGACGCGCCGGAAATGATCTTCTCCGAAGCCATTGGCCGGTGGGGGCAGGTCGACGGGCTGGTCAATGCCGCCGGGCTCACCACGCGGGCGTCTTTCACGGATGCAGATGTGCAGCGTTTCGACGCGATCATCGCTGTTAACCTCCGCGCGCCCTTCTTCCTCATGGCGGCATTGATTGCGCATCTGCGCAAGCGCGAGGCGCCGGGCGCGGTGGTCAATATTCAGTCCGTCAACGCCCATTGCGGGATCGAGGAGCTGGCGATTTATGCGGCGAGCAAGGGTGGGTTGCAGACCCTCACCAAGAACGCGGGGCAAGCACATATGGCCGATCGCATAAGGGTTAACGGCATTAACCTCGGTTGGGTCGCGACAGAGACGGAGCGCGCCATTCACGCGGACAAGGGCGCGGAGTGGCTGGAGAGGCAGGGACAGGCACAGCCCTTGGGGCGGTTCATCAGGGCGGAAGAATGCGCGGCGCAGGCGGTGTGGATGCTGTCCGACGCCTCGGCCCCGATGAGCGGTGTAAGTATCGACCTCGAACAATGGGTGCCGGGCGCCGCTCCTTAG
- a CDS encoding fatty acid desaturase family protein, translating to MRDYSLNGTESARAVELGLASAEWYHSEVPRKVMKGLMRRSDAPATRDTVLWIGLMVVTALAGVLTWGTWWCVPFFAVYGVLYGSACDSRWHECGHGTAFKTQWKNDWVYILASFMVMRNPVAWRWSHARHHTDTIIVGRDPEIAMMRPPDIARKALAFIGIPDVFQHFAILVRQALGQVNGDEADYIPESEVPKVAFWARIFVGIHLAAVLAALVSWSLLPLVLIGGPRIYGAWHMVMTGLLQHGGLAEDVLDHRLNSRSVLMNPVSQWIYWNMNYHVEHHMFPMVPYHALPKLHELIKDDLPPANPSIAAAYREMLGALWRQRKEPGHFHRKELPPGARPYREELHGEDALPEAG from the coding sequence ATGCGCGATTACTCACTTAACGGAACCGAGAGCGCGCGGGCGGTGGAATTGGGATTGGCCTCGGCCGAATGGTACCATTCAGAGGTGCCGCGCAAGGTCATGAAAGGATTGATGCGCCGCAGCGACGCGCCCGCGACCCGTGACACGGTATTATGGATCGGCCTGATGGTGGTGACGGCTCTTGCCGGTGTCCTGACATGGGGCACATGGTGGTGCGTGCCGTTTTTCGCCGTCTATGGCGTGCTCTATGGCTCCGCCTGCGACAGTCGCTGGCACGAGTGTGGTCATGGCACGGCATTCAAGACGCAGTGGAAGAACGACTGGGTTTATATCCTCGCCAGCTTCATGGTCATGCGCAATCCCGTCGCCTGGCGCTGGAGCCACGCGCGCCATCACACGGATACGATCATCGTCGGGCGCGATCCCGAGATTGCGATGATGCGTCCGCCCGACATCGCGCGAAAGGCGCTGGCCTTCATTGGCATCCCCGACGTGTTCCAGCACTTCGCCATTCTTGTGCGGCAGGCACTCGGGCAGGTGAATGGAGACGAGGCGGATTACATTCCCGAGAGCGAGGTGCCGAAGGTCGCCTTCTGGGCGCGGATCTTCGTCGGCATCCATCTGGCGGCTGTGCTGGCCGCGCTGGTAAGCTGGTCGCTGCTGCCTCTCGTCCTGATCGGCGGGCCGCGCATTTACGGCGCGTGGCACATGGTCATGACCGGGTTGCTTCAGCACGGGGGCTTGGCGGAAGACGTGCTCGACCATCGTCTGAACTCCCGCAGCGTTCTGATGAACCCGGTCAGCCAGTGGATTTACTGGAACATGAACTACCACGTCGAACATCACATGTTTCCGATGGTGCCCTATCATGCGCTGCCCAAGCTCCACGAATTGATCAAGGATGATCTGCCGCCCGCCAATCCTTCCATCGCCGCCGCCTACCGAGAGATGCTCGGCGCGCTGTGGCGACAGCGCAAGGAGCCGGGGCATTTCCATCGCAAGGAACTGCCGCCCGGCGCGCGGCCCTACCGTGAAGAGCTGCACGGCGAGGATGCCTTGCCCGAAGCGGGATGA
- a CDS encoding DUF6455 family protein, which produces MEFNGRSTSARLADLIDKPDSTPFERRTARSVAHAKNMARALNVDLFDERYRGRFKEIVQNCLICAHHADCGNRVTIASVTDTPPALCRNKGVFGRKA; this is translated from the coding sequence ATGGAATTCAACGGCCGTTCTACCTCTGCAAGGCTGGCAGACCTCATCGACAAACCGGACTCCACGCCGTTCGAGCGTCGGACCGCGCGCAGCGTGGCCCATGCAAAGAACATGGCTCGGGCGCTGAACGTCGATCTCTTCGACGAACGCTATCGCGGGCGGTTCAAGGAGATCGTTCAGAATTGCCTGATCTGCGCGCATCATGCGGATTGCGGCAACCGGGTCACGATTGCCTCCGTCACCGATACCCCCCCGGCCCTTTGCCGGAACAAGGGGGTCTTCGGGCGCAAGGCCTAG
- a CDS encoding dihydrodipicolinate synthase family protein has protein sequence MKYSRMDAKDHAQEHFKGIWAACLNPWREDGSFNEEGFRSNIRHWIDDLSIAGFFIAGKQGEFFSMTLEERKQNIEIAVDECGAKAGTIFSASDQNFETVVELALHAQNCGADYVVVHAPVLHFVSNQDEILYQYYKALCERVDIGIAMWSHPDSGYLMSPQLCARIAELPNIVAIKYSVPRPLYVELTQLAGDKIHVSTADESAWLDNIEELNWKLYLCSSPPYQIQSKVDQRMNEYTRLAFEGNFAEARRVRDSLDPVRTAFKQTKPADKPQAHGKYWQELLGQVGGGVRAPMLNLTEAEKAATRAAFAASGLKV, from the coding sequence ATGAAATACAGCCGCATGGACGCGAAAGATCACGCGCAGGAACACTTCAAGGGCATCTGGGCCGCCTGCCTCAACCCATGGCGGGAGGACGGCTCATTCAACGAGGAAGGCTTCCGCTCGAACATCCGGCACTGGATCGATGATCTGTCGATCGCGGGGTTTTTCATTGCCGGCAAGCAGGGTGAATTCTTCTCCATGACCCTGGAGGAGCGCAAACAGAACATCGAGATCGCCGTCGACGAATGCGGCGCGAAGGCCGGCACGATCTTCTCGGCCTCCGACCAGAACTTCGAGACGGTGGTGGAGCTGGCCCTGCATGCTCAGAACTGCGGCGCCGACTACGTCGTGGTCCACGCGCCGGTGCTGCATTTCGTCAGCAATCAGGACGAGATCCTGTACCAGTATTACAAGGCACTGTGCGAGCGGGTCGACATCGGCATCGCGATGTGGAGCCATCCCGACAGCGGCTACCTGATGTCACCGCAACTCTGCGCCCGGATTGCAGAGCTGCCGAACATCGTCGCGATCAAATATTCCGTCCCGCGGCCTTTGTATGTTGAATTGACGCAACTCGCCGGAGACAAGATCCACGTATCAACCGCCGATGAAAGCGCGTGGCTCGACAACATCGAAGAGCTGAACTGGAAGCTCTACCTCTGTTCCTCACCGCCCTACCAGATCCAGTCTAAGGTGGATCAGCGGATGAACGAATACACACGACTGGCCTTCGAGGGGAACTTCGCCGAGGCGCGGCGCGTGCGCGATAGCCTCGACCCGGTCCGCACCGCCTTCAAGCAGACGAAACCGGCGGACAAGCCACAGGCCCATGGCAAATACTGGCAGGAGCTTCTGGGCCAAGTCGGGGGTGGCGTGCGGGCGCCGATGTTGAACCTGACTGAGGCCGAAAAAGCGGCAACGCGGGCGGCCTTTGCCGCGAGCGGGTTGAAGGTCTGA